The Hemicordylus capensis ecotype Gifberg chromosome 5, rHemCap1.1.pri, whole genome shotgun sequence nucleotide sequence CCTTTCACCCCATACACTTGCATAGAACCAGGAAAAGGTTGTTCAGCAAGAAAAAGCCTTAGCCTctcttcagaggagagctggtcttgtggttgcgaGCATGAAATGTCTCccgctaagcagagtttgccctggtttgcatatgaatgtgagactatgtgtgtaagatattcccccttagggggatcgggctgctctgggaagagcacctgtctgcttgcctgcagaattttccaagttccctccctgacatctccaagatagggctgagagagactcctgcctgcaactgttaTGGACCATGGTCTGACCCGTCCATTTGCCCCATAATTTAAACTCAGAAGTGAACAGAATCTCTCTGGCTATGGCTAGAGGGGGGAATTGTGGGAAATGGATGAGCCAAGAAAGTTGCTTGCTTAGAAACATTGCTGCAAATACCTCTTTGACTGCCTAATTGCCTTCAGGCCATCTGGCCATCTTCTCCTCTTTGATACGTTTATTGCTCTTCTGATGCAGCATTTGAAGAGGGCAGTGCTGACCCCAGGGGCAAATCCCCTATGCCACTTAGGACTTATTAAAGAATCATATGATTAATGATATGCCAAACAATACGTTGTTATCATTATCATGATTATCATTGAAATTATACTCTGCCTTTCTTTCCAAAGCAACAGTGGCTACCGAAGGTATCATTAAAAGCAGCATCAAAACATAATCAATCAACAATGATAAAACAATAACTGCAATCAACAACTGAGAGAAAagcaaacatatatatatatacatacccCTGAGTAgccaaagaagaaagaaaagtacCCCCAAAGCAGCAGGagcacaatattttatttatttatcatatttctatatcgcctgatatttataggtggtgtacataatttataatatttaaaagtcacaaattaaaatacatgacaataaaaacagaataaaattattaaaacaatttttttaaattattaaaattaattctaattaaaagcctgagagaacaggagggtcttgaggttcttcttgaaaacaaatggagaaggagatgctcttatttcagcagtgagcttattccaaagccctggggcagccacagaaaaatcCCGGTCCTGgttcaccaccaaatgagccggtagcaactgtaactggatctctccagaagattgaaACAGGCAGctgggattatgacaaaagaggagctctcttaaatagcgtggacccaagccattaagggctttataggcaataaccagcacttcgtatttcacccagaaacatattggcagtgcttgcagttctttcaaaaccggtgttatgtggtcccttcgtattgtcccagagaccaatctggctgctgcattttgtaccagtttCCATAGTTTccgactacatacaaaggcagccccacatagagctcattacagtagtcaagcctggaggttacctgcaTATGTATCACTGCTTTAAGGTctttcacctctagaaatggacgcagctgacttatcagccaaagctgataaaaagtgctcctggccactgcctccacctgagaaaccagggagagctttgggtccaggagcactcccaagctacgtacctgatctttcagggggagtgtaactccatccagaacaggctgatctaaaccatctcttggatcctggccccccacagtcagtacctctgccttatttggattcaacttccgtttgttatccctcatccagcccattactgcctccagtcaggcatttagggaagatatgccatttcctgttgaggtcggcatggaaaagtcaatctgggtttcatcagcatattggtaacagccagtaccaaacttcctgatgatctctcccagcagtttcatgtagatgttaaaaagcattggagacagtatggagccttgtgggactccacacttcagttatcacttagcagaacaacagtctccaagcaacaccatctggaatctgccagagaggtagaagtggaaccactgtaagacagtgccacccaatcccacctcccccaggtggtccagaagcataatatggtcgatggtatcaaaagccgcagagagatccaaaaggaccagcagactcacactccctctgttgatagacagttggagatcatccatcaggccgaccaaggcagtttcgaCCCATAGCCCAcgcgaaagccagtttgaaataggtctagataatctgcatcatccaaaattgcctggagctgagaggccaccacccactcaatcaccttgcccaaccatggaaggttagaaacaggtctgcaattagctaactccgagggatccagtgcagctttcttcaaaagtggtctaataatagcctccttaagacaaggaggcatcctgcccttcctcagagaagcatttataatattaaccagaccttctctgataatatgattatctgatgtaataagccaagttgggcaaggatcaagagaccaggtcacaaactgaaaatgatccaatctaatcccataagaggagttgctggacacctccacagtagactctgcagtaattgtggaatccagctcagcccgaatcggagagattttatccgcaaagaagtcattaaagacatcacagcaagtgactgatggttccaagtttaaatttaagggggagggggtacatactagccccctcacaactctagacaactcagctggatgtgaatttgcggaagcaatgcaggcagacaagaattgcttctttgtcgcccgtactgccagagcataggtcttcaaatgtgctctgtgttgtgcccgatcagactcgcactgagtctttctccacttgtgctctaattgtctacctcactgcttcagctcccgtaactcatccgaataccccaaagggctcaaaattttaaaaaaggaacataagctagacaccagcaacagccactggagggatgctgtgctggggagggatagggccagttgctctccccctattaaataaagagaatcaccactttaaaatggtgcccctttgctcagttttacctaggcaaaaaaccaaaaacaaaccccGCCCCACACACCTACTGAGCCCCCTGTAAATAATGTGCTTCTGGTTTTAAAGACAAGCCTCAGAGATATGGCTATCCGGGCAGTTCCAGCATTGCTCAATTAAAACATTGAATCTACTACAATAGTAGGGTTGCAGTATTCAAGCTTCCCatatccaggtggcctaatttgcatattatgcaaattatgcagcaactaatttgcattttatttatttatttgacagatttgtatacttttccctccttctctgccctcccatgtgattggatccagagtaaaatccaggcaatctgggcagcacatttgaaattcgtgtaaatccgggtggaatttagcagctgggtggaggagccaaaatccgggggctaccctaaattccgagggacatggcaaccctatgcaATAGCCACTTTCACTCATCTTGCCTGAAACAATTTGTATGGATTCAAAGTTCTGAACCAGCTTTTTACATGCACACATGAAACAGTTTGTAGGGTACAAGAATGAATCTGTCTTTTTGAAGGCACAGGATCATGCATTGTGTCTTTCTAACCTGACCCCATTCTCTCTTCTGTAGCGTGAGTGCATCTCCATTCATGTTGGCCAGGCTGGAGTTCAGATTGGAAATGCATGCTGGGAACTCTTCTGTCTGGAGCACAGGATTCTTCCAGATGGCACCTTCAGTGAACTTCACAACACAGTCAACAGTGATGACTCCTTTGCTACATTTTTCAGAGAGACGGGCACTGGAAAACACGTACCGCGGGCTATCATGGTGGATCTGGAGCAAACTGTAGTAGGTAAATCTATGTTTAGGATgggaaaaaagggaagaagattgctcttccacatggTAGTGTTGGGTCTTCCTACTCTTCGCTGATTTGTAATATCTGTTACTCTCTTTATCATGCTCCAGTTACACCCTGGTTTGATTCAATGGGATACAATGAATCTCAGAATTTTGCTATTAGACGGAACTCTATGAACTCAGTTTTGGCGGGAAATATTTGGAAGGTGAAAAAACTGGAACTGGAAGAGTGTTTGATCTGGTGTTTACAAGCTTTGTTTTGTATCCAGGGTGTGTAGTaagttagggtgctggactagggagTGACCGGGgagaccaaatccccattcagccataaaactcacgtggtgactcagggccagtcacttatctctcagcctaacctacttcacagggttgttgtgaggataaatgtaaccatgtacactgctctgggctccttggaggaagggcagtatgtaaatgtcaacaataattaataattaataattaaatatatttgaGACTTGAGACAAACATTCCCTTCCCCGAGTTTAAAGCAGTTTGAAAGAGGGTTTTCAGCTTTTAGAGTATAACTCCTTCTGGTGCCACATCTTATTAAACAGTTTTTGTTGGTGTTTGTACtgagacatagggacataggaagctgccatatactgagtcagaccattggtctatctagctcagtattgtcttcacagatgggaagcagcttctccaaggttgcaggcaggaatctcagctgTGTCTTGGAAAagacaggaagggaacttgaaaccttctgctcttcccagcggctctgtcccctgaggggaatatcttattggTTCAATACCAATACAATGTAGATGATCTGCAATGCAGATGATGAGAATGAGAATGCAGACGATCTGCAATttctctagtaatgaaagtcatggagcacagtgagaaaatgggactacggctaaatgtaaagaagactaaactaaatgggtacagcaaccagcctcagaactgataatgaagacattgaagcagtggatagcttctgccttttagttcgtgggagggttgcaatgaaggccttggaaaggatatttagatgctgtgacatgtttatACCTACAAAGACTAGAATCGACCGGACaatttttcctgtgacactctatggatgagaaagctggactttgaagaaccaagatagaaaaagtattgacgcttttgaactttggtgttggagaagacttttgaggataccatggacagccaggaaaacaagcaaatggatcatagaacaaaacaagaaataataataatcaatgaaAAGACATAGCTGTCAAGCAGAGTACAGACAGAAATACAATGGATTCCAAGTCTGCAGATCTGATGCTTAGCAGTACCTTATTTTCAAAGCATGAAGTGGAGCTCTCAGGGGAGCAAGGGAACATTTGGGAGGGAAGATATGAGCTACTCAGTGACCAGTTTCAGTGTGTGCTTTGCCTGGGCCAGAAAACATAGTAGGGCTGTTATGTCTCCCTACTATAGGAGAACAGGCCTTCTTGGCTTCTGACTGCTGCATGACTGATTGAAACTGAAACTTATCCTGGCACTTAGTGTGGAAGCATCACCTGTTAAATTTCTGCCTTGTGTGCAGTTGTTAAAGCATAGAAGCCCTGCCAAGGGGGGAAATATTGGCAAACCTAGAACAGAATGCTAATACACCATTTCCTACTTAGTGCAATCAGGAAGCAGGATCAGGAAGCTTAGGTTCACTGGGGACAACTCTTAATACTACAATATTAAGTGTTGCGCTTAGATAGACTCAACATCCATTGGGTAATAATGGGtaataacctctgctaactgggcaaagagctacCTTTTAAAtgaagtgattctctttatttagcaggtggagagtaactagccctatccactcccagcatagcatcccaccagtgactgttgctggtgtctatcctatgtttctttctagGTTGTGAGTCCTTTGCAGACATGGAGCcatatgatttatttatatttctctaagtaaaccgctttgaaagCTTTTGTAGAAAAACGCtttataaattgttgttgtaatAGTGGGTATATTGAGTAATAGTGTCTTCTGTGCTCTGCTGaggtctcctctcctcttcctcccaagaACAGAGAAGTTTGCCATCCCTGCTGCATTCAAGCATATCACTTGTGCGATGTCTCAAGAGCTGACTTTTCTTTTACAGATGAAGTGCGGGCTGGCACGTACCGTCACCTTTTCCATCCAGAACAGTTGATCACTGGCAAGGAAGATGCAGCTAACAACTATGCCCGTGGTCACTACACCATTGGGAAAGACAGGATCGAGCTGACATTGGATCGTATTCGGAAACTGGTAAGGGCCAATTAGTTCAAAACACAACCAAGTAGGGAGCAGCAACTGGAATGACTTATTTTGCTCCAGTTGGTGGAGAATACCATACGTCACAACTGTGGAAATGTTATTATTCACAAAGGGTGAGTATTGGTAATGTGGGGtaaccagatgcaaaggaggccATGGCTCCCATATTTTGACCAAGGTACAGAAGAGGGGATTTCACCAGTTTCAGCTCTGCTCATCATTCCTGCATTACAACACACTTCCTCAGTTGAGAAAGGTGGGGAGACTTAATTGGAAATCCCTGCTCCGTTTTGAACCCTCTGAAGTGTTTTCCAGATGACAAGATTTGCAATGCTTAATGCGTTGCGAACTGTGACAGAATTGTGCAACGGtttcaaaatgagagtaaagggttgtttaatgcttcattGTAAGCTGGCGGCCATTCATTTTTCCGTCTGCTGAACCTTTTTTTCCAGGCAGGAATGTCTATATTCTCATTGAAACGcatatctgcccctcctcctgctccatttggccaatggagttgtgagcgaaagggaatcctgtggtgagcctggAATGGGGGGGAAGAGGAACTGGCGCGTCCAGGTGGGCGCTCTCTTCCATAGCAGCAgtggccagcagcccctcagctccCCTGCCAGGGCTCCTGGGGGCGGccgtagcagcagcagaagcagcagcctccGCCATTCTTCCTCAGTCGGTGCCCCCAGGTAGAGCCAAGCTAGTGCCGGGTAGCCTTGTGGCGCTGGTGGGGTGCCTTTCTCATCTCCGCTTTCATCTTCGCTGTTTCCCTCCTGCCAGGCCGgctcctgaggagggaggatggtggcagcagagagagagagagagagaaacaaacaaacaaacaaacagataaacagggaagaggtggaggggaagaggggaggtgaacactcctccagtgagggctgtggtaTTGTACataagtaaatgaatcatgattcagttcaatgctgggcttccttttaagtaagtggctgttctctctccctgccctttgccttttagtatttattatttatttatttaacatatttttatacgaCCCAAAACGCAaatgtctgggtggtttacaacaaaacaataaaaacaacaaataaaaaggtttagaATATTACggcaatttaaaattcaaaatgttaagaactattaaaaatcatcaaacaattaaaacagtatctaattaaaagcccgggtgaccAGATGTGTCTTGATGGCCTTTttcaaagttgtaagagatgtggaggctctttagcaagtgggattgcacagaagtaaatgatttagttcaataggcttcctcttcagtaaaaagtgcacaggatagggttggattcagaaatctgctcagctgctctcccctctgcttctgtgttgacaatctcaagttatgttggaagcaagcggaggaggggggaagtgtgtggtttgggatctgtggggaggaaaggaggggaaagccaagattttcCCCTCCATGTTTCTCTCGGAGGAGgcaagaactgtccatactgcaaaactctacaatgcataaaatgcagggaaaggttccctacaacagaaaaatacagctactttcctgcagcacatttataacattgtagggcaaaaatgcatgattaaaatttgaatcaaggcatgggagatgtgaacggcaccctgctgaaaACGCAGCAACactgatgtggaaacacaggcaatccGGAGGGGTGCTTAGAGGATACACTGTGAGTAcattgcagcgtgtaatctggaaaacacctgAATGTGACTTTGGGCAAATCAGTTCCTCTTAAGCCTTGTGTTTGAAATCTATGGATTATGAATGTatggagagggggtggggtggaattagGGTTGCGTCCTTTGGCCCTGCTCCTGGGTTCCACTCATTCATCCAAaggactgaacataagaacagccctgctggatcaggcccaatgcctctctagtccagcatccatccaagctagtggctgtcaccacatcccacagAGATggggcagagaactccatagattaattatgcgctgtatgaagaagtacttccttatgttgctcctaaatttcgtggcaatcagtttcatgggatgacccctggttctaatattgtgagagagggagaaaaagactGTACGTGCAGAATCCTTTTGCATGATTGGGCACCCTGCAAAAGATTGATTAGACAGACCATAAGCACATAGAGCTGTATGCACACAGACTCTGTTCAGACCTCTGTTTAAATGCATGGGGTTCTCAAACAGGAAGAGTGGATATGATCATAATTTTCCCTCTCCATTTATTGAGTAATTGAATACCTTggttttttaaatggcatttgtAGCCTCTTTGATGTGTGTGTGATTGATCCCTATCATTTTAGACAAAGCTGCATGCGTGGACCAGCTAATCTATATGTATTAATGCCATATATAAACAACCCCCCCACAAATACCCTTGCTTCTTCAAATCGTATAAAATAGATTTAATCTGAAGAATAATTTTAATGTCTGGAGTCCCCAAAACCCACACCCCATACAATTGCCTGAATTGCCTGCTCCTAAATCCtagacaagccacctaatggcggaggggggaaatgacttgattagcaagccagaggttgctggttctaatccccactggtatgtttcccagactatgggaaacacctatatcgggcagcagtgatataggaagatgcataatctcatactgcatgggagatggcaatggtaaaccccttcgaaagacaaccacaaggctctgtggttgccaggagtcgacactgactcgatggcacattttacctttaaatcCTAGACGTGGTCCAAAGATACATGGTATAGCAAATGTTAGCAAGTTTAGGCGTGGTCAGTGATGgttgggagaccacctgggaaccccatgGTATGTCACTGAGGTCCATgatggaagaaggaagaggatgaACACCTGTAGGTGAATTGGGAGTTCTGATCTCTGTTAGAGATAGTAAGTAGTAATCCAAGGGGGCTATGCACATGGATGCATGTGTGACTGGGTGGGCCGGGGGGAAGGTAGGGTTCAAactaccttctcccagatgaccACTGGCAGCCCCAAAGGTGCGCAAACCACGTACCCACACAaccagtgctgccaggagcaagGCGAATGAACCtccgtgctgctcccagcagtgcaggcaaacagaggccAAGACacgttgttctggcctccagagatcccacaacgcactgtgtgacatgtgcaatatattgggggattcccccaggagataggtactctaggcacccatcttaTGAGCAGCAaggctgggttaagggagtgctcactccctcaACCTCGTCTATTAGCTGGgataaaagctgggctaggtggtgctggcgtgctgggattgggcctgatcccagcggtccTCATGAGCAgcataacccaggctgggcatctctAGTCTTGGTTAAGttatgtgtgagaacagcctcaaggtgtTATTCTGGATTAATGCCAAATAATAATGTCTGCTTCTGGTAGCCTATCAGATCGAGAAAAGGGGTGCTTGCAAAAGAACTGGAACaacagattctggaatgctcttgTTTACCCTTTCCACTCCAGCCTTCACTGGTTAATGGGGGTCTTACCCATGttggtggaggtggggaaagTCGACCTTGCAAGCAAGTACCTAATGATGATTTTCTTATCAGGCTGACACCTGCGCTGGCCTCCAAGGATTCCTGATTTTCCACAGCTTTGGCGGGGGCACAGGCTCTGGCTTTACCTCCTTGCTGATGGAACGCCTGTCCGTGGACTACGGCAAGAAATCTAAGCTGGAGTTTGCCATCTATCCAGCCCCCCAGGTTTCCACAGCTGTGGTGGAGCCCTACAACTCTATCCTCACCACCCACACCACCTTGGAGCATTCTGACTGTGCCTTCATGGTGGACAACGAGGCCATCTACGACATCTGCCGCCGGAACCTGGACATTGAGCGCCCCACGTACACCAACCTGAACCGTCTCATCAGCCAGATCGTCTCCTCCATCACCGCTTCCCTTCGCTTTGACGGTGCTCTCAACGTGGACCTGACTGAGTTCCAGACCAACCTGGTGCCCTACCCTCGCATCCACTTCCCGCTGGTGACCTATGCACCCATCATCTCCTCCGAGAGGGCCTACCACGAGCAGCTCTCTGTGGCCGAAATCACCAGCTCTTGCTTCGAGCCCAACAACCAGATGGTGAAATGTGACCCCCGCCACGGGAAGTACATGGCCTGCTGCATGCTGTACCGTGGCGATGTGGTGCCCAAAGACGTCAATGTTGCGATCGCTGCTATCAAGACCAAGAGAACAATCCAGTTTGTGGACTGGTGTCCCACTGGCTTCAAGGTGAGGAGGCATATGTGTGAGGAGGGATATGCAGCCCCCACACCTCCTTCTTGCCCACCCGCATGCCTACGTTCTGTGTCTGCTTCCTCCAGTGCCACCAGCTTGGGCCTTTGCTACGCCTCAAAGTGCTGCGGCGGATCATAATGACATCACCATGCATCATGAAGCGCCACAATACATTATACTGACGCAGCACGGTTATGACAGTATTATGCGTCATGGTGCTTCGAGGCCCAGGTCAGAGGCGCCAGCAGCAGATGTAGTGGATGTGGCAGCCACAAAGGTGGGCAGGTGATACAGCAATCAGGGAGGAGGGCAGCAGTGAGGGCCATGGGCAGGTGAATGAGTGGGGGTTTGGTGGGGATGGCCATCTCCATGTCTTCTGCCTCCCTGGGGCaggggaatataggaacataggaagctgccatatactgcgtcagactattggtctatctagctcagtattgtcttcacagactggcagcggcttctccaaggttgctggcaggaatctctctcagccctatcttggagaaaccaggaagggaacttggaactttctgttcttcccagagcggctccatccccaaaggggaatatcttccagtgctcacacttctagtctcccattcaaccagggtggaccctgcttagctaagggcacaagtcatgcttgctaccccaagaccagctctcctggtcttgtgtgAGGGTGCAGGTGCAGGAAGGTGCCAAAGgcaggctttgcctggggcacAAAAAGTCATTGGGCTGACCCTCACTTCCTTTCTGTAATCAGTAGTTCATGTTGCCTCTTATGACCTTCTTGCATTCTTTCAAAAGTTGTGGTTTTTTTCCAGCCTGTCTTGAGATGGCCAtgcacttaggaacataagaacataggaaactgccttatactgagttggaccataggtccatctagcttagagttgtctacacagactggcaacagctccacTAAGGCTGCAGGTGAGAGTCTCtcttagctctatcttggagaggctagggagggaacttgaaactttctgcatgcagtcatgctagtgtggccccatcccctaaggggaactgggcagaccctgcttagcaaaggggacaattcatacttgctaccacaagaccagctctcatccttaGACCAGCATTCCATTTTGCTGCCATGAGTTGAATTTGGCTTTTGGCATTCATCATAGTCAGGCTTAGCAGGGTTCAGAGACAGGTAGTGGGGTTCAGGCTACGTTCCAGAATGGGTAGACTGGGATCTGGAGACCTGAAGGCAGATGAGTCCAGTTGAGGCCCAGCCCAATGGACAGAAATTGGAGAGGAGGGGTGGGCAGAAAAAGCACAGTCGGGCAGGTGGTTCCGCcgttttggagaggagagctggtcttgtggtagcaagcatgacttgtccccatagctaagcagggtctgccctggttgcatatgaatgggagacttgagcactgcaagatattcccctcaggggatgaagccgctctgggaagagcagaaggtttcaagttccctccttggctttccaagatagggctgagagagactcctgcctgaaaccctggagaagccactgccagtctgtgaagacaaaactgagctagatagaccaatggtctgactcattatatggcagcttcctatgttcctatgtggtcaGGTTCTCAAAGGTGGGTCCAGGGTGGGGAAGGAGATGGGATGAGTCTGTGTGGCTATTTGAAATAAGTTATTCAGACGGAGGAATGAAGTTATATAAGCCAGGCAGGCTCCTGTTGGTTCCCCATATCACCTGGCCTGCCTAGGCTACTGAGCAGCAGTACCCTCTCCAGCCATAAACTGGGTGGCACTGTAGTGCAACAAAGATTAGACCAATAATTCCCTCTGCCTGAGAGCCGCCCTAATGGTATAGGAAGTGCAGTGCCCCTGGACTTAGTTTCTAGGGGCCCTGGTATTAGTCAGCCTCACCAATGGCACCTTATTGATATGCTGAAAACTCAATCCAGGCTGACTGGAGGTGCAATCTCACATTAACTCAGCATGATGTGCTAAAGGAGTTGAAGTCAACCCAGACATACAAACTGAAGATCTCAGATGACTTTTTCCTGCAATACCTTTTCTTGTGACTATGCTTGTGGAAATGGTCCCCTGTGCCATTTCCGCAAGACTGAAAGTCACAGCATTGCTACATTTTTGTACAAAGTTTCCTATTCACATGAGAAGAAGGCTGTACCTTgccattcttttttctttcctttttctttttttgcacctGTTTTTGGCTCCCCATAAGGCTTGAGAATCCAGGAGTGAGTGAGGAGAAACCAGAAGTATTGTGGCTTCCTCTTCCAGATAACTTCAGCAGAAGTGCCCTGGCTTTCTGTTCTGCCCTTTCTCACTTGTCTACTCCAAGCATAAAAACTGGTTGTCAGGACCGAAGCTGTGGCTAGCGGTATCTGTCACTAGACTTGGAATGTGTGTACTCAGGTTGCAGCCAGTAATTGGAGCTGGGGCTTCAGCCACAGTACATAAGTTTCTGCTTTGTGTATTAACTTATTTAATTTGCATATATGGCATTTTTACCCTGCCTCTTTTCTATCATGGAGTTCAAGGTGTGTTTCCAGCTGAATGGTGCTATTTTATATTAGAATTAAGTATTTATCTGTATTGATAGAAGCTGCATCTTGGCCAAACCTTTAGGCTTCAAAGACCTCTGCCCTTTT carries:
- the LOC128326288 gene encoding tubulin alpha-4 chain-like isoform X1, which produces MRECISIHVGQAGVQIGNACWELFCLEHRILPDGTFSELHNTVNSDDSFATFFRETGTGKHVPRAIMVDLEQTVVDEVRAGTYRHLFHPEQLITGKEDAANNYARGHYTIGKDRIELTLDRIRKLADTCAGLQGFLIFHSFGGGTGSGFTSLLMERLSVDYGKKSKLEFAIYPAPQVSTAVVEPYNSILTTHTTLEHSDCAFMVDNEAIYDICRRNLDIERPTYTNLNRLISQIVSSITASLRFDGALNVDLTEFQTNLVPYPRIHFPLVTYAPIISSERAYHEQLSVAEITSSCFEPNNQMVKCDPRHGKYMACCMLYRGDVVPKDVNVAIAAIKTKRTIQFVDWCPTGFKVGINYQPPTVTPGGDLAQVQRAVCMLSNTTAIAEAWARLNHKFDLMFAKRAFVHWYVGEGMEEGEFVEAREDLSALEKDYEEVATDSFESVNDGEEL
- the LOC128326288 gene encoding tubulin alpha-4 chain-like isoform X3, whose product is MGDYIETGTGKHVPRAIMVDLEQTVVDEVRAGTYRHLFHPEQLITGKEDAANNYARGHYTIGKDRIELTLDRIRKLADTCAGLQGFLIFHSFGGGTGSGFTSLLMERLSVDYGKKSKLEFAIYPAPQVSTAVVEPYNSILTTHTTLEHSDCAFMVDNEAIYDICRRNLDIERPTYTNLNRLISQIVSSITASLRFDGALNVDLTEFQTNLVPYPRIHFPLVTYAPIISSERAYHEQLSVAEITSSCFEPNNQMVKCDPRHGKYMACCMLYRGDVVPKDVNVAIAAIKTKRTIQFVDWCPTGFKVGINYQPPTVTPGGDLAQVQRAVCMLSNTTAIAEAWARLNHKFDLMFAKRAFVHWYVGEGMEEGEFVEAREDLSALEKDYEEVATDSFESVNDGEEL
- the LOC128326288 gene encoding tubulin alpha-4 chain-like isoform X4; this encodes MRDGHWKTRTAGYHGGSGANCNEVRAGTYRHLFHPEQLITGKEDAANNYARGHYTIGKDRIELTLDRIRKLADTCAGLQGFLIFHSFGGGTGSGFTSLLMERLSVDYGKKSKLEFAIYPAPQVSTAVVEPYNSILTTHTTLEHSDCAFMVDNEAIYDICRRNLDIERPTYTNLNRLISQIVSSITASLRFDGALNVDLTEFQTNLVPYPRIHFPLVTYAPIISSERAYHEQLSVAEITSSCFEPNNQMVKCDPRHGKYMACCMLYRGDVVPKDVNVAIAAIKTKRTIQFVDWCPTGFKVGINYQPPTVTPGGDLAQVQRAVCMLSNTTAIAEAWARLNHKFDLMFAKRAFVHWYVGEGMEEGEFVEAREDLSALEKDYEEVATDSFESVNDGEEL
- the LOC128326288 gene encoding tubulin alpha-4 chain-like isoform X5; amino-acid sequence: MVDLEQTVVDEVRAGTYRHLFHPEQLITGKEDAANNYARGHYTIGKDRIELTLDRIRKLADTCAGLQGFLIFHSFGGGTGSGFTSLLMERLSVDYGKKSKLEFAIYPAPQVSTAVVEPYNSILTTHTTLEHSDCAFMVDNEAIYDICRRNLDIERPTYTNLNRLISQIVSSITASLRFDGALNVDLTEFQTNLVPYPRIHFPLVTYAPIISSERAYHEQLSVAEITSSCFEPNNQMVKCDPRHGKYMACCMLYRGDVVPKDVNVAIAAIKTKRTIQFVDWCPTGFKVGINYQPPTVTPGGDLAQVQRAVCMLSNTTAIAEAWARLNHKFDLMFAKRAFVHWYVGEGMEEGEFVEAREDLSALEKDYEEVATDSFESVNDGEEL
- the LOC128326288 gene encoding tubulin alpha-4 chain-like isoform X2, translating into MLKGTPQVWRASRGLLSTKLLGVGQQWEYQHPQLLLLIRKGREHPQRHHDEVRAGTYRHLFHPEQLITGKEDAANNYARGHYTIGKDRIELTLDRIRKLADTCAGLQGFLIFHSFGGGTGSGFTSLLMERLSVDYGKKSKLEFAIYPAPQVSTAVVEPYNSILTTHTTLEHSDCAFMVDNEAIYDICRRNLDIERPTYTNLNRLISQIVSSITASLRFDGALNVDLTEFQTNLVPYPRIHFPLVTYAPIISSERAYHEQLSVAEITSSCFEPNNQMVKCDPRHGKYMACCMLYRGDVVPKDVNVAIAAIKTKRTIQFVDWCPTGFKVGINYQPPTVTPGGDLAQVQRAVCMLSNTTAIAEAWARLNHKFDLMFAKRAFVHWYVGEGMEEGEFVEAREDLSALEKDYEEVATDSFESVNDGEEL